Proteins encoded in a region of the Larimichthys crocea isolate SSNF chromosome XVI, L_crocea_2.0, whole genome shotgun sequence genome:
- the chmp6b gene encoding charged multivesicular body protein 6, with the protein MGNLFGKKKPSRVTEQDKAVLQLKQQRDKLRQYQKRIHLQLEKERRLAKQLLKDGKKEKALLLLKKKRYQDQLLDKTENQIGNLERMVQDLEFAQIEKKVIDGLKVGNECLKKMHEVMSIEEVERILDETQDSIEYQRQIDEMLAGSLSQEDEDAVLAELEAITQGDAELPDVPSDELPEVPAASEEKPERDRPRKKPERELLAA; encoded by the exons ATGGGAAACCTGTTCGGAAAGAAGAAACCGAGCCGAGTGACGGAGCAAGACAAGGCGGTGCTg caactgaagcagcagagagataaaCTGCGGCAGTACCAGAAGAGGATCCACCTGcagctggagaaggagaggcGTCTGGCCAAGCAGCTGCTCAAAGATGGGAAGAAAGA gaAGGCTCTCCTCCTGCTGAAGAAGAAGCGTTACCAGGATCAACTTCTGGACAAGACGGAGAACCAGATCGGGAACCTGGAGCGCATG GTTCAAGACCTGGAGTTCGCCCAGATCGAAAAGAAAGTCATCGACGGGCTGAAGGTTGGAAATGAATGTCTGAAGAAGATGCACGAG gtgatgtCCATCGAAGAAGTGGAACGAATTCTGGATGAAACTCAAGACTCGATCGAGTATCAGAGG CAAATAGACGAGATGCTGGCAGGTTCGTTATCGCAGGAGGACGAAGACGCCGTGCTGGCCGAGCTGGAGGCCATAACTCAG GGAGACGCTGAGCTTCCCGACGTTCCCTCAGACGAGCTGCCAGAAGTCCCAGCAGCCTCCGAGGAGAAACCAG AGAGGGATCGTCCCAGGAAGAAGCCAGAGCGAGAGCTCCTCGCAGCGTAG
- the LOC104937341 gene encoding stonustoxin subunit beta, which translates to MASEIMKVAALGRPFTLGMLYDARKDELIPGWTLWDDKTLQENTSESSQHSSAFQISASDSIESKSFLLDVETSLKASFLGGLIEVGGSAKYLNDTKKFKNQSRVTCQYKATTNSKQLSMAHLLPINTQQADLIEKGFATHVVTSILYGADAFFVFDSEKLEASSVQNIEVHMKAVVNLIPDFSIDRQFDTKLTVEEKALIKKFSCKFYGDFILESNPATFVDAVKTYVELPKLLGENGENSVPVSVCLTPLKSLDSGAAELMSGISVGLVRKAQDALEDLKEIEMRCNDSLDDGVAEHFPQINKDLSSFKKSCHYYTSHLQQIMGEKFPLIREGKEDESSIKQVFEDRHGSPFSHDKLSEWLDHKEREINVIRSCVGMMEGAKIVQSQSELDREVLAAGVEHAVCFVFTSLKSADPCLDAMNNYLDTLELKSTTEVPWYYSDEVLTKMREKAEEVHNLAKALKNNPQFCFLIASIANEKYTGATIYKYKDGILVTDDFTKPEIPDVEKITDRTDLMWYACDLTLDPDTANGYLTLSEGNKKATCGSWQNYTDYTERFDKQYQVLCSGRLTGRHYWEVDWSNGYNDEVGVAVTYQRIARKGSEAVSKFGENDVSWYFGKYYDLSAKHNGEQCCDPIPYAGCSRLGVYLDWPAGTLSFYRVSANTLSHLYTFRTTFTEPVYPGFWIGTSYSYVYLHLAK; encoded by the exons ATGGCCTCAGAGATCATGAAGGTTGCTGCCCTGGGTCGACCTTTCACCCTGGGAATGCTGTACGATGCTCGGAAAGATGAACTGATCCCAG GTTGGACACTGTGGGATGACAAAACTCTCCAAGAGAACACAAGTGAAAGCTCTCAGCACAGCAGTGCATTTCAAATTTCTGCATCTGACTCCATTGAATCCAAGTCTTTTCTGCTGGATGTGGAAACTTCTCTGAAGGCCAGCTTCCTGGGTGGACTGATTGAAGTTGGAGGATCTGCCAAGTATCTGAATGATACGAAGAAATTCAAGAATCAGAGCAGAGTGACATGTCAGTACAAAGCTACAACCAACTCTAAACAGCTGTCAATGGCTCACCTTCTACCCATTAACACACAACAGGCAGATCTTATTGAGAAAGGTTTTGCAACACATGTAGTCACATCCATCCTTTATGGGGCAGatgctttctttgtgtttgacagtgagAAGTTAGAAGCCAGCAGCGTTCAGAACATCGAGGTCCACATGAAAGCTGTGGTAAACTTGATCCCCGATTTTAGTATTGACAGACAATTTGATACCAAGCTGACTGTGGAAGAAAAGGCCCTGATTAAGAAGTTCTCCTGTAAATTCTATGGAGACTTCATTCTTGAAAGCAACCCTGCAACATTTGTAGACGCAGTGAAGACCTATGTCGAACTTCCAAAGCTTCTGGGAGAAAATGGAGAGAACAGTGTTCCAGTGAGCGTCTGTCTGACGCCACTGAAGAGTTTAGATTCAGGAGCTGCTGAGCTGATGAGTGGGATCAGCGTTGGACTAGTGAGGAAGGCACAAGATGCTCTAGAAGATTTAAAGGAAATAGAAATGAGATGCAATGATTCTCTGGATGACGGAGTAGCAGAGCATTTTCCACAGATTAACAAAGATCTAAGCAGTTTCAAAAAATCCTGTCATTATTACACATCTCACCTCCAGCAGATCATGGGGGAGAAATTTCCCCTCATCCGTGAAGGTAAAGAAGATGAGAGCTCAATCAAACAAGTCTTTGAAGACAGACACGGGTCACCATTCAGTCATGACAAACTCAGCGAGTGGCTGGatcataaagagagagaaatcaacGTCATCAGGTCCTGTGTAGGAATGATGGAGGGAGCAAAGATCGTCCAGAGTCAGTCAGAGTTGGACAGAGAGGTTCTTGCTGCAGGTGTAGAACATGCTGTGTGCTTCGTTTTCACCTCCCTGAAGAGTGCTGACCCCTGCCTTGATGCGATGAACAACTACTTGGATACTCTTGAGTTAAAAAGTACCACTGAAGTCCCATGGTACTACTCAGATGAAGTTTTAAccaaaatgagagaaaaagcagaagaggTCCACAATCTTGCCAAAGCACTGAAGAACAACCCCCAATTCTGTTTCCTCATAGCCTCGATTGCAAATGAGAAGTACACAGGAGCAACTATCTACAAATACAAGGACGGCATCCTGGTCACTGATGATTTCACAAAGCCTGAGATCCCTGATGTGGAGAAGATCACAGACAGGACAGATCTGATGTGGT ATGCCTGTGACCTCACCCTGGACCCAGACACTGCAAACGGGTACCTCACTCTGTCTGAGGGAAACAAAAAGGCAACATGTGGATCATGGCAGAACTATACTGATTATACAGAGAGGTTTGATAAACAATATCAGGTGTTGTGCAGTGGGAGGTTAACTGGACGGCATTACTGGGAGGTAGACTGGAGTAATGGTTACAATGATGAGGTTGGTGTAGCTGTTACATACCAAAGAATTGCCAGAAAAGGGTCGGAGGCGGTGAGCAAGTTTGGAGAAAATGACGTATCCTGGTACTTTGGCAAGTATTATGATCTTTCTGCAAAGCATAACGGTGAACAGTGTTGCGACCCTATTCCCTATGCTGGCTGCAGCAGACTTGGGGTGTATCTGGACTGGCCTGCTGGCACGCTGTCCTTCTACAGAGTCTCTGCTAACACACTGAGTCACCTCTACACATTTCGCACCACATTCACTGAGCCTGTTTATCCAGGCTTCTGGATTGGAACATCATACAGTTACGTGTACCTGCATCTAGCTAAGTGA